One window of Mesorhizobium sp. WSM4904 genomic DNA carries:
- a CDS encoding DUF1403 family protein, producing MIRLDPAIATSVLTPPTVPAWALGRDAPSDAAAAFQAGAALASLDTLARAQPAWAGAWRQRLALNCAAASMRLAGRAEDEAALRDAWQLCPAGADPGPAGTIFGAWRQLVLQPPAVSADRLAKVAEMLGLAWDNEALTDLCAQIEQLAGSQRPAPFAAAAIATHVVAMRPDAELFAWWLADLVLARDLRWPRPLPLLIARAFGPVFRAEAGGGTRIRPGQKGFERAVCVALVQGAAEACRLAAELSRRAEKLLAVAPKLRAKGAGDVIVLLLNEDAVAGSLVTKNLSRFAARRLFERLQHLEAVRELSGRPTFRLFGL from the coding sequence ATGATTCGCCTCGATCCAGCGATCGCTACGTCCGTCCTCACGCCGCCCACCGTTCCGGCCTGGGCGCTAGGCCGGGACGCGCCCAGTGACGCGGCCGCCGCCTTCCAGGCGGGAGCCGCACTGGCTTCGCTGGACACGCTTGCCCGCGCGCAACCTGCTTGGGCCGGCGCCTGGCGCCAGCGGCTGGCGCTCAACTGTGCCGCCGCCTCGATGCGGCTCGCCGGCCGCGCCGAGGATGAAGCCGCGCTGCGCGATGCCTGGCAGCTTTGCCCGGCCGGCGCCGATCCGGGTCCGGCCGGCACCATTTTTGGCGCCTGGCGCCAGTTGGTGCTGCAGCCGCCGGCGGTCAGCGCCGATCGGCTGGCAAAAGTGGCCGAGATGCTCGGGCTCGCCTGGGACAATGAGGCTCTCACCGACCTCTGCGCGCAGATCGAGCAACTGGCGGGCTCCCAACGCCCGGCGCCGTTCGCGGCGGCGGCGATCGCCACTCACGTCGTCGCCATGCGGCCCGATGCCGAGCTGTTTGCCTGGTGGCTCGCCGACCTGGTGCTGGCGCGGGACTTGCGCTGGCCGCGGCCGTTGCCGCTGTTGATAGCGCGGGCTTTTGGCCCGGTCTTCCGCGCCGAGGCCGGCGGCGGCACGCGCATCCGACCCGGGCAAAAGGGTTTTGAGCGCGCGGTCTGCGTCGCGCTGGTTCAGGGAGCGGCCGAGGCTTGTCGGTTGGCGGCCGAGTTGTCGCGCCGCGCTGAAAAACTGCTGGCGGTGGCGCCAAAACTGCGCGCCAAGGGCGCCGGCGACGTGATCGTTTTGCTCCTGAATGAAGATGCCGTGGCCGGATCGCTTGTGACAAAGAACCTGTCGCGCTTTGCGGCGCGGCGGCTGTTCGAGCGCCTCCAGCACCTCGAGGCCGTGCGCGAGCTCTCCGGCCGTCCGACCTTCCGGCTGTTTGGGCTGTAG
- a CDS encoding helix-turn-helix domain-containing protein, which yields MDDENERAARAKKGSPFLNTAQAAFYIGLSQRTLEKMRIKGYGPKFRKHGRFVRYHIDELNEWSKGRQNEIDTDDGGRS from the coding sequence ATGGACGACGAAAACGAACGCGCTGCCCGCGCCAAGAAGGGCAGTCCGTTCCTCAACACGGCGCAGGCTGCCTTCTATATCGGCCTTTCACAACGGACATTGGAGAAGATGCGGATCAAGGGCTACGGCCCAAAGTTCCGCAAGCACGGCCGCTTCGTCCGCTACCACATAGACGAGCTCAATGAGTGGTCGAAAGGCCGCCAGAACGAGATCGATACCGATGATGGAGGCCGCTCATGA
- the rlxS gene encoding relaxase/mobilization nuclease RlxS (I built this because a sul1 chimera in AMR looks like the C-terminus.) has protein sequence MKNDEFRPKLGKIGSQGSKAGKRFAGQVRAAINRAGGKPRRGGRFTGSRAGRGGAAAALLKSRDRYAAFRLRRVVVKARVVKLAGKGSDGARAHLRYLQRDGVTRDGESGQLYGADKDRVDGRAFLDHADGDRHQFRFIVAAEDGIGYDDLKLLTRRLMAQMEEDLGTKLDWVAVDHFNTGHPHTHIIVRGKDDRDENLVIAREYISSGLRERAAELVSLDLGPRTDREIEQRLRQEMEQERFTSIDRQLLRNRDHDGLVAPDGRDAFRQTLQQGRLRKLERMGLAAEINAGRWRLDDELEATLRRLGERGDIIKTMHRELTGRGPARSAADYVVHDRPGQETQPIVGRVVARGLSDEINDRHYLIVDSLDGKSHYIDIGKGDANEPTPDGCIVRVTPRNTEPRQVDRTIVDVAAVNGGRYNSDIHLRHDPSATERFAETHVRRLEAIRRATGGLERKPDGTWIIAPDYLKCVADYERQRARAEPVMVDKLSSLPLERQVGFDGATWLDSELVSDKAEPLRNSGFGREVREAQARRRQWLIAQGLAHEEQDRIVCRANMLAVLRQRELNRVAGQLSDEFGLLYSEAKLGVRVEGTLRQSIELASGKFAVIEKSREFTLVPWRPVLDRQIGKDVSGIMGREGISWTIGRQRSGPSVS, from the coding sequence GTGAAGAATGATGAATTCAGGCCGAAGCTTGGCAAAATCGGCTCGCAGGGCTCGAAGGCAGGAAAGCGCTTCGCCGGCCAGGTCCGGGCGGCGATCAACCGAGCCGGCGGCAAACCCCGTCGTGGCGGCCGCTTCACAGGAAGCCGGGCAGGGCGTGGTGGCGCTGCTGCGGCGCTGCTCAAATCACGCGATCGCTACGCCGCCTTTCGGCTGCGACGTGTCGTCGTCAAGGCACGGGTCGTCAAACTGGCCGGCAAGGGTTCGGACGGAGCGCGCGCACACCTGCGCTACCTCCAGCGCGACGGCGTCACCCGCGATGGCGAGTCTGGCCAACTCTATGGTGCTGACAAAGATCGGGTCGATGGCAGAGCCTTCCTCGATCATGCCGACGGCGACCGGCATCAGTTCCGTTTCATCGTCGCTGCCGAAGACGGCATTGGGTATGACGACCTCAAGCTACTGACCCGGCGCCTTATGGCGCAGATGGAAGAGGACCTCGGCACGAAGCTCGACTGGGTTGCCGTGGACCATTTCAACACAGGTCATCCGCACACCCACATCATCGTCCGTGGCAAGGATGATCGTGACGAGAATCTGGTGATCGCGCGCGAGTACATCTCCTCTGGTCTGCGAGAGCGGGCGGCCGAGCTGGTGAGCCTCGACCTTGGTCCGCGCACGGATCGCGAAATAGAGCAGCGCCTGCGCCAGGAAATGGAGCAGGAACGCTTCACCAGCATCGACCGCCAGCTGCTACGCAATCGAGATCACGACGGACTTGTTGCGCCGGATGGGCGGGATGCATTTCGCCAGACGTTGCAGCAGGGACGCCTGCGTAAGCTCGAGCGGATGGGTCTTGCGGCGGAAATCAACGCGGGCCGCTGGCGCCTGGACGATGAGCTCGAAGCAACACTGCGCCGGTTGGGCGAGCGTGGCGACATCATCAAGACCATGCATCGTGAACTGACTGGCCGGGGGCCTGCTCGCAGTGCCGCAGACTATGTTGTCCATGATCGGCCGGGACAAGAGACCCAGCCTATTGTCGGGCGCGTTGTCGCGCGCGGACTGAGTGACGAGATCAACGACCGGCATTACCTCATCGTCGACAGCCTGGACGGTAAAAGCCACTATATCGACATCGGCAAAGGCGATGCCAACGAACCGACCCCTGACGGCTGCATCGTCCGGGTCACACCTCGGAATACTGAGCCCAGACAGGTCGATCGCACGATCGTCGACGTCGCGGCGGTGAACGGCGGCCGCTACAACAGCGATATCCATCTCAGGCACGATCCATCAGCCACCGAACGCTTTGCCGAGACCCACGTCCGTCGGCTTGAGGCGATCCGCCGTGCCACCGGTGGCCTGGAGCGAAAGCCGGATGGCACTTGGATCATCGCGCCGGACTATCTGAAATGCGTTGCGGACTACGAGCGCCAGCGGGCAAGGGCCGAGCCTGTTATGGTCGACAAGCTTTCTTCATTACCATTGGAACGGCAGGTCGGCTTCGACGGTGCCACCTGGCTCGACAGTGAGCTGGTTTCCGACAAAGCGGAGCCCTTGCGCAATTCTGGCTTCGGACGCGAGGTACGGGAGGCACAAGCCCGTCGGCGCCAGTGGTTGATCGCGCAAGGGCTAGCGCACGAGGAGCAGGACCGGATCGTCTGTCGCGCCAACATGCTGGCGGTCCTGCGTCAGCGCGAGCTGAACCGCGTTGCCGGTCAACTGTCGGACGAATTTGGACTGTTGTATTCCGAAGCGAAGCTTGGAGTTCGGGTAGAAGGCACGCTGCGCCAATCGATCGAACTTGCCAGCGGCAAATTTGCCGTCATCGAGAAATCGCGCGAGTTCACCCTCGTGCCATGGCGGCCGGTGCTCGACCGTCAAATTGGCAAAGACGTCTCTGGCATCATGGGGCGGGAGGGGATTTCATGGACCATCGGCCGGCAGAGGAGCGGGCCGAGTGTTTCGTGA
- a CDS encoding ParB/RepB/Spo0J family partition protein: MQLAHVSIDHLSISAANMRHSKRAPDISDILPSVRARGVLVPLLVRPNGSPDSFEIVAGRRRYFAARTVADERGEVDPLPCAIMEDGDDADALEASLIENTARDDPDEVSQWETFTRLIKEGRGVADIAVTFGLTEHQVKRILALGDLLPKIREAYRREEIDTETVRHLTMASKAQQRDWLALYADPEQHAPRGWQLKQWLFGGQSISTKVALFAIEDFPGLIVSDLFGEESYFADADLFWQKQNEAIAAKRDAYIEAGWSEVVVLEPGQYFHSWDYEKTPKKKGGKVVITVSQRGEVEAHEGYLSRKEARRARSNGEAGEEAETPAKPSRSELSGPMQNYVDLHRHAAVRTALLDHPSIALRLMVAHTITGSSLWQVRPEPQRAANESVAASIASCKAEAAFAEKRREVLALLGTIDEEGPVAGGNGDDFALASVFARLLVLSDEDVFSVLTLVMAETLAVGSAIIEALGNHLDVDMRDHCQPDNAFFELLRDKEVANQMLADVGGTHVAEGNASEKVKTQKKIIRDFLAGENGRQKVEFWLPRWMKFPVESYTDRGGFRTADQWSKVQSLFVSE; the protein is encoded by the coding sequence ATGCAGCTTGCCCACGTTTCTATCGACCATTTGAGTATCTCGGCGGCCAACATGCGGCATTCCAAACGCGCGCCCGATATCTCCGACATCCTGCCGTCGGTGCGGGCACGCGGCGTGCTGGTGCCGCTGCTGGTGCGGCCGAACGGATCGCCGGACAGCTTCGAAATCGTCGCCGGACGGCGGCGCTATTTCGCGGCCAGAACCGTCGCCGACGAACGCGGCGAGGTCGACCCGCTGCCATGCGCCATCATGGAGGATGGTGACGACGCCGATGCGCTGGAGGCCTCGCTGATCGAGAATACCGCGCGGGACGATCCCGACGAGGTTTCGCAATGGGAAACCTTCACACGGCTCATCAAGGAGGGGCGCGGCGTCGCCGATATTGCCGTCACCTTCGGGCTCACCGAGCATCAGGTGAAACGCATCCTGGCGCTTGGTGATCTGTTGCCCAAAATTCGCGAGGCCTATCGGCGCGAGGAGATCGATACCGAGACGGTGCGCCATCTCACGATGGCCTCCAAAGCGCAGCAGAGGGACTGGCTGGCGCTCTACGCCGATCCCGAGCAACATGCGCCGCGCGGCTGGCAATTGAAGCAATGGCTGTTCGGCGGCCAATCGATCTCCACCAAAGTCGCGCTCTTCGCCATCGAGGATTTTCCCGGCTTGATCGTGTCCGACCTGTTCGGCGAGGAAAGTTATTTCGCCGACGCGGACCTCTTCTGGCAGAAGCAGAACGAGGCAATTGCCGCCAAGCGTGATGCCTATATCGAAGCCGGATGGTCCGAGGTGGTGGTGCTGGAACCCGGCCAGTACTTCCATTCGTGGGACTACGAGAAGACGCCGAAGAAGAAGGGCGGCAAGGTCGTCATCACCGTCTCGCAGCGCGGCGAGGTCGAGGCTCACGAAGGCTACCTGTCGCGCAAAGAGGCGCGCCGCGCTCGTTCCAACGGCGAGGCAGGCGAGGAAGCAGAGACACCGGCGAAACCCTCACGGTCCGAGCTCAGCGGACCGATGCAGAACTATGTCGATCTGCATCGCCACGCAGCCGTGCGGACAGCCTTGCTTGACCATCCGAGCATCGCCCTGCGCCTGATGGTGGCTCATACCATTACTGGTTCGAGCCTTTGGCAGGTGCGTCCTGAGCCGCAGCGCGCCGCAAACGAGTCGGTGGCCGCAAGCATCGCCAGCTGCAAGGCCGAAGCCGCTTTCGCTGAAAAACGGCGCGAGGTTCTGGCACTGCTCGGTACGATCGACGAGGAAGGTCCCGTCGCCGGCGGCAATGGCGACGACTTCGCGCTCGCCAGTGTCTTCGCGCGTCTGCTGGTTCTTTCGGACGAGGATGTCTTCAGCGTCCTGACCCTCGTGATGGCCGAAACGCTCGCCGTCGGCAGCGCCATCATCGAGGCGCTCGGCAACCATCTTGACGTCGATATGCGCGACCATTGCCAGCCGGACAACGCCTTCTTCGAGCTGTTGCGAGACAAGGAGGTCGCCAATCAAATGCTCGCCGATGTCGGCGGCACACACGTCGCCGAAGGCAATGCTTCGGAGAAGGTGAAGACGCAAAAGAAGATCATTCGCGATTTTCTTGCCGGCGAGAACGGCAGGCAGAAAGTCGAATTCTGGCTGCCGCGCTGGATGAAATTCCCGGTCGAATCCTACACGGATCGCGGCGGCTTCCGCACCGCCGATCAGTGGTCCAAGGTCCAGTCGCTGTTCGTGTCTGAATGA
- a CDS encoding radical SAM protein produces MIAFERLRQKRVRSAPSNLPPALREIIDYRKSGLSLNHIVGCPLDCGYCVRHIFANYEMKRPHLIVDDEVAVEQLVGHWAFVPHRTPLQIFNRATDPFLPGVKDHLFATLKQIDDRGLSNPVLVITRWEIDASDVAWLETLRNVKLTILVTWSGIDNDRIEPVSSRIAERSLEVLRSAASRTKIVLYWRPLIAGLNDTFAHLQHARALAQYADATVFTGLFFREEIREHFRAAGIPDLYQEVARRKILPSSVERRVLRAFEGVPIFRKTSCGVAYAHGTADYNGHFGISEICDICPNDQRALCGKAHRRPDIDEVRKLAEMVNLPTDNALVTDRAVEVSGSTEYQRYFIQHALNYQVHDRAQPHRPYRHGRAEVGWE; encoded by the coding sequence GTGATTGCTTTTGAAAGGCTTCGACAAAAGAGAGTGCGCTCTGCGCCCAGTAATCTCCCCCCGGCACTCCGAGAGATTATCGATTACCGCAAATCCGGGCTGAGCCTTAATCACATTGTAGGCTGTCCTTTGGATTGCGGCTACTGCGTCAGGCACATCTTCGCAAACTACGAGATGAAACGCCCTCACCTGATCGTGGACGATGAGGTGGCGGTTGAGCAACTGGTCGGTCATTGGGCGTTCGTGCCGCATCGAACACCTCTGCAGATATTCAACCGGGCGACAGACCCATTTCTCCCCGGTGTCAAAGATCATCTCTTTGCCACTTTGAAGCAGATCGATGATCGTGGTCTTTCAAACCCGGTGCTCGTGATCACCAGATGGGAAATCGATGCCTCGGACGTGGCTTGGCTGGAGACGCTAAGGAATGTCAAGCTGACGATCCTGGTGACGTGGTCGGGGATCGACAACGACAGGATCGAACCCGTCTCGTCACGCATCGCGGAACGATCGCTTGAGGTCTTGCGGAGCGCGGCCAGCCGAACGAAAATCGTGCTGTATTGGCGGCCGTTGATAGCGGGATTGAACGATACGTTTGCCCATCTGCAGCACGCGCGCGCACTCGCGCAGTATGCCGATGCGACCGTTTTTACCGGTTTGTTTTTCAGGGAGGAAATCCGGGAACATTTCCGGGCTGCCGGAATCCCTGACCTTTACCAGGAAGTTGCTCGGCGCAAAATCCTTCCCAGCTCGGTCGAGCGGCGCGTGCTTCGCGCGTTTGAAGGTGTCCCGATATTTCGCAAGACCTCGTGTGGCGTTGCATATGCCCACGGAACGGCGGATTACAACGGTCATTTCGGGATAAGCGAGATCTGCGATATCTGTCCCAACGACCAACGAGCACTCTGCGGCAAGGCGCATCGCCGCCCAGATATTGATGAGGTGCGGAAACTGGCGGAAATGGTCAACCTACCAACCGACAACGCTCTAGTGACGGACCGGGCCGTAGAGGTGAGCGGCAGCACCGAGTATCAGCGCTACTTCATCCAACACGCGTTGAACTACCAAGTGCACGATCGCGCCCAACCTCATCGACCATATCGTCACGGCAGAGCGGAGGTCGGTTGGGAATGA
- a CDS encoding AAA family ATPase, with protein sequence MTRTVVKIGVAGTHSTGKSTFLERLRSRLSDGGYKTGQIEDLAARARARGFPILTQHTFESTLWIMAEGMRLEAEASLNEDVILIDRPVFDALGYLQAALQISGRSLPPRRVEELQTIAAAHAGDYDIILLTELDPSIPLGEGRDENQAFRIAAGEHIAAIADRFGLQPLRLTSGNADELLETVYGMIIKSLPQAQISCHCCTE encoded by the coding sequence ATGACACGAACCGTCGTGAAAATCGGGGTAGCAGGAACACACTCGACCGGAAAGTCCACTTTCCTGGAGAGGCTTAGGTCTCGGTTGTCTGATGGTGGGTACAAGACCGGACAAATCGAAGATCTTGCAGCGCGCGCCCGCGCCCGGGGCTTTCCGATTCTGACCCAACACACGTTCGAAAGTACACTCTGGATCATGGCAGAGGGTATGAGGCTGGAAGCTGAAGCCTCTCTGAATGAAGATGTTATCTTGATCGACAGGCCGGTCTTCGACGCTCTGGGCTATCTTCAAGCTGCGTTGCAGATTTCCGGCCGATCGCTTCCTCCTCGGCGAGTCGAAGAGCTGCAGACCATCGCCGCCGCTCACGCTGGCGACTACGACATCATTCTCCTTACGGAACTCGATCCAAGCATTCCCCTTGGCGAGGGTCGAGATGAAAATCAAGCATTTCGTATTGCGGCTGGCGAGCACATCGCAGCGATCGCCGATAGATTTGGGTTGCAGCCACTTCGTCTCACCTCTGGAAATGCAGATGAGCTCCTGGAGACTGTTTACGGCATGATCATCAAAAGTCTCCCGCAGGCACAGATCTCCTGCCATTGCTGCACAGAGTGA
- a CDS encoding S26 family signal peptidase produces MSRRPSIHLAGSALRRIRARKVIAVAAIGLSLIGITAFARPAPWLVWNASASAPIGLYRVVTGAPSRGDLVLARAPEFIADVAAERGYLPRNVPLVKRVAALPREHVCAFNEAIIIGGEIAARRLATDTQNRPLPWWRGCRLLAGDEVFLLNGDAPRSFDSRYFGPVPIQNIIGRLVPLWTE; encoded by the coding sequence ATGAGCCGGCGCCCGTCCATACATCTGGCCGGCAGTGCTCTGCGTCGAATTCGGGCACGCAAGGTGATCGCCGTTGCTGCGATCGGCCTCAGCCTGATTGGCATCACGGCCTTCGCCAGACCGGCGCCTTGGCTCGTCTGGAACGCCTCGGCGAGTGCGCCGATCGGCCTCTACCGCGTCGTCACTGGAGCGCCATCGCGTGGCGATCTCGTCCTCGCACGCGCACCGGAATTCATTGCCGATGTTGCTGCTGAGCGCGGCTATCTGCCTCGCAATGTGCCGCTGGTCAAGCGCGTCGCAGCACTACCGCGCGAGCATGTCTGCGCTTTCAACGAAGCGATCATCATTGGCGGCGAGATCGCCGCGCGGCGGCTCGCAACCGATACCCAAAACCGTCCGCTGCCTTGGTGGAGGGGCTGCCGTTTGCTGGCAGGCGACGAGGTTTTCCTGCTGAACGGCGACGCTCCTCGCTCCTTTGACAGCAGGTATTTCGGGCCAGTTCCGATCCAAAACATCATCGGGAGGCTCGTGCCGCTATGGACCGAGTGA
- a CDS encoding lytic transglycosylase domain-containing protein, with the protein MDRVTLLMLGMIAVAPCACSASTDAEPVAISLGPQLGKWQQFVTEASQRFRVPQVWIYAVIDAESGGRTMLHGRPLTSRAGAMGLMQVMPKTYNEMRIEHGLGADPYDPLDNILAGTAYLRAMYDRFGFPGLFAAYNAGPERYDDHLQRGRPLPSETVDYLRKLNAAGVSAADINVFKSKSPPAKAPKASSGRSLFFLRDGVRAGNPNGQILVPLGSDRAGSERPDGR; encoded by the coding sequence ATGGACCGAGTGACCCTCCTCATGCTTGGCATGATCGCTGTCGCGCCATGCGCCTGTTCCGCCTCGACCGACGCTGAGCCGGTCGCCATCTCCCTAGGTCCGCAGCTTGGAAAGTGGCAGCAGTTCGTTACTGAAGCAAGCCAACGTTTCCGTGTCCCGCAGGTCTGGATATACGCTGTCATCGATGCCGAGAGCGGCGGCAGGACCATGCTCCACGGTCGTCCACTCACCTCGCGCGCCGGCGCCATGGGCCTCATGCAGGTGATGCCCAAAACATATAACGAGATGCGGATCGAACACGGTCTCGGCGCCGACCCGTATGATCCGCTCGACAACATTCTGGCTGGAACCGCTTACCTGCGCGCCATGTATGACCGGTTCGGATTCCCTGGTTTGTTCGCTGCCTACAACGCCGGACCGGAGCGCTACGACGACCATTTGCAGCGCGGACGACCGCTGCCGTCCGAGACGGTCGATTATCTCAGAAAGCTCAATGCGGCCGGCGTTTCGGCTGCGGATATCAACGTGTTCAAGAGCAAATCTCCACCCGCAAAGGCGCCCAAAGCGTCCTCCGGGCGGTCACTCTTCTTCCTGCGCGACGGCGTTCGCGCGGGCAATCCGAACGGGCAAATTCTGGTGCCGCTCGGATCAGATCGAGCTGGATCGGAACGGCCGGACGGCAGGTGA
- a CDS encoding 3'-5' exonuclease, translating into MIELSALVPTGKQFHWLVKPSQPIQPAVTRIHGLTDDDIADAPEIADIADEILTWTQNGRIIGHNVRVELETIQREIPEWKPVAAIDTLKLARSLKPGLDSYGLEKLGSFFGLIDEAARRTNRKHHSALFDAMLTALIFADLLMPLEQSAREDCLRDADVLFSRQSSFL; encoded by the coding sequence ATGATAGAGCTCTCAGCGCTGGTGCCGACCGGAAAGCAATTCCATTGGCTGGTGAAGCCTTCGCAGCCCATCCAACCAGCGGTGACCAGGATCCATGGGCTTACAGATGATGACATCGCCGATGCGCCGGAGATTGCAGACATAGCCGATGAAATTCTGACTTGGACTCAAAATGGGAGGATCATAGGTCACAATGTCCGTGTCGAGTTGGAGACCATCCAGCGCGAGATTCCGGAGTGGAAACCGGTCGCCGCGATAGATACGCTCAAGCTGGCTCGGTCCTTGAAACCGGGCCTAGATTCCTATGGCTTGGAAAAGCTCGGTTCATTCTTCGGGCTTATCGATGAGGCCGCCCGGCGAACGAACCGCAAGCATCATTCCGCCCTCTTTGATGCGATGCTTACCGCGCTGATCTTTGCTGACCTATTGATGCCACTGGAGCAAAGCGCGCGCGAGGATTGCCTTCGCGACGCCGATGTCCTCTTTAGCCGACAGAGCAGCTTCTTATGA
- a CDS encoding SMC-Scp complex subunit ScpB, whose amino-acid sequence MSQASVRRKIDDQPALLDTELEHLPPELRWREWMGRVEAVIFAASEPVPREVLARVVGKNCNLDLVIDDIRAELAGRPYELVSVAGGWQHRTKKLFGDAIHAAFGTPAGQGTKELTQSEALVLMCIAYFQPITRGELSSFFGKEVSRDLIGVLRGQDLIASGPRSPQPGAPYTYVTTKTFLSQFGLDTLRQLPDFEALEDAGLLSKEKLLAGDTSLGFIGAQSDKSDIFF is encoded by the coding sequence ATGAGCCAAGCCTCCGTCCGCCGCAAGATAGACGATCAGCCGGCGTTGCTGGACACCGAGCTGGAACATCTGCCGCCGGAACTGCGCTGGCGCGAATGGATGGGCCGCGTGGAAGCGGTGATCTTTGCCGCCAGCGAGCCTGTGCCGCGCGAGGTGCTGGCGCGGGTGGTGGGAAAAAACTGCAATCTCGACCTGGTCATCGACGACATCCGCGCCGAGCTCGCCGGCCGCCCCTACGAGTTGGTTTCCGTCGCCGGCGGCTGGCAGCACCGGACCAAGAAACTCTTTGGCGACGCCATCCACGCCGCCTTCGGCACCCCGGCGGGGCAGGGTACAAAAGAGCTGACGCAGTCGGAGGCGCTCGTGCTGATGTGCATTGCCTATTTCCAGCCGATTACGCGTGGCGAGCTGTCTTCCTTCTTCGGCAAGGAGGTGTCGCGCGACCTGATCGGCGTGCTGCGCGGCCAGGACCTCATCGCCTCGGGGCCGCGCAGCCCGCAGCCCGGCGCGCCCTATACCTATGTGACAACCAAAACCTTCCTGTCGCAGTTCGGGCTCGACACGCTGCGCCAGTTGCCGGATTTTGAGGCGCTCGAGGACGCGGGCCTGCTGTCGAAGGAGAAGCTCCTGGCAGGAGACACCTCTCTGGGGTTCATAGGAGCACAGTCGGATAAGAGCGATATTTTTTTCTGA
- a CDS encoding DUF736 domain-containing protein: protein MTAIGYVTKQENGSYKGQLKTLSVRADIDIVPNQAKGADSHPDFRVLTQGVEVGAGWVRTGEASGKDYVSLSIAAPEFGPRKLYANLGRAAGQDDDDTYAIIWNPAD, encoded by the coding sequence ATGACCGCGATCGGATATGTCACCAAGCAGGAGAACGGCAGCTACAAGGGCCAGCTCAAGACGCTCAGCGTTCGTGCTGACATCGACATCGTGCCCAACCAGGCCAAGGGCGCCGACAGCCATCCCGACTTCCGGGTGCTGACCCAAGGCGTCGAAGTCGGCGCCGGCTGGGTCCGGACCGGCGAGGCTTCCGGCAAGGATTATGTGAGCCTGTCGATCGCCGCCCCCGAGTTCGGACCGCGAAAACTCTACGCCAATCTCGGCCGCGCCGCCGGCCAGGACGATGATGACACCTATGCCATCATCTGGAACCCGGCCGACTGA